In a single window of the Streptomyces sp. HUAS ZL42 genome:
- a CDS encoding ABC transporter substrate-binding protein: protein MRRGTDTAENTDFLQRYRAAFGACAPTPSAVTESAYEGLHLFAQAARQAGSPQGTEVSRALRRLTPTGPRGRVSVGADGRLRQSMYLAEATATGFVVRAQMPSTAA, encoded by the coding sequence GTGCGGCGCGGTACTGACACGGCAGAGAACACCGACTTCCTGCAGCGCTACCGAGCCGCGTTCGGAGCCTGCGCGCCGACACCGTCGGCCGTGACCGAATCGGCCTACGAGGGCCTGCACCTGTTCGCCCAGGCGGCGAGGCAGGCCGGATCACCACAAGGCACCGAAGTCTCTCGCGCTCTGCGCCGTCTCACGCCGACGGGGCCGCGCGGCAGGGTTTCGGTGGGAGCCGACGGCCGACTGAGGCAGAGCATGTACCTGGCCGAGGCCACTGCCACCGGGTTCGTCGTCCGCGCGCAGATGCCGTCCACTGCAGCCTGA